Proteins encoded within one genomic window of Sphingomonas sp. NBWT7:
- the addB gene encoding double-strand break repair protein AddB: MAEPRGPRLYTIPAHRAFADALVAGLIRRFGGEPLALARGLVLLPNNRARLAVTNAFVRASGGALVLPRLVAIGSDDLGEAIGTALDPIDAPDPPPPAIAPLARRMRIARLVQAAQPSLDAVEAVRLAGELARVLDQLIVEEVDPARLADLDLGELTQHWRAALALFQTVIDRWPNELAQAGLIDAATRRALLLRRLAARWRDDPPAGFVCAAGITDAAPSVAALLARVAAMPRGLVVLAGLDRSMADEEWDELGPHAPDPTTGRTKRAIEVHPQFHLKQLLRRMNLRREDVALWVDGSEHDASAARGRAIATALAPAAYTARWTQLRPQQRQLAGVRIAELAKPAQEAQTIALALRQALETPGRTAALVTPDRALARRVAAHCARWGIDVDDSAGRPLSITPPGTLLTAIVDAAADGFAPLSLLTLLKHPLVRAGERRGAWLEGVRRLDRRLRGPRPVPGLDGIAVRLGDHGGDWWQEVRALLDPLAATFSGADRPLAALVAGVRDAASALAGDEAWRGAAGRAAADLLTELEAEAASGPSGFAADSLSALLRLLMDGVAVRPPQGGHPRVAIYGLIEARLQSADLMILGGLNEGVWPARAAPDPWLAPRIRTALGLPGLEQAIGVAAHDFGQGLGAPEVLITRARRDARSPAIASRLWLRLAAMAGDEFERVRDTALVDWSHAIDDGGTPQPAEQPAPCPPAALRPREISVTQVDRLKADPFAFYAQRVLRLAALDAVDADPSAAWRGDAVHKVLEAWAREDGCRVDALQPRAAAMLSAQTTHPLLRALWQPRLFAAIGWIAERMRADGDAGRAVLAAEGSGAIQLAGVTLSGRFDRIDRLADGTIGVVDYKTGKAPSPAAVRNGFAMQLGLLGAIAEAGGFAGIDGDAAAFEYWSLAKQRDTFGSVTSPVDPAGRNDRIPTAEFVGRARAVFAEAAGRWLTGDAPFEAKLHPEYAPYADYDQLMRLDEWYGRDG, encoded by the coding sequence ATGGCTGAACCGCGCGGGCCGCGGCTCTACACGATTCCGGCGCATCGCGCCTTCGCCGATGCGCTGGTCGCGGGACTGATCCGGCGCTTCGGCGGCGAGCCGCTTGCGCTCGCGCGCGGCTTGGTGCTGCTGCCCAACAATCGCGCGCGCCTAGCGGTGACCAACGCTTTCGTTCGCGCGAGCGGCGGCGCGCTGGTGCTGCCGCGCCTCGTTGCGATCGGATCGGACGATCTGGGCGAGGCAATCGGCACGGCGCTAGACCCGATCGATGCACCCGATCCGCCCCCGCCGGCGATCGCACCGCTCGCGCGCCGTATGCGGATCGCCCGACTGGTACAAGCGGCGCAGCCCTCGCTGGACGCGGTCGAGGCGGTGCGGCTGGCGGGCGAGCTCGCGCGCGTGCTCGACCAGCTGATCGTCGAGGAGGTCGATCCGGCGCGGCTCGCCGATCTCGATCTGGGCGAACTGACGCAGCATTGGCGCGCCGCGCTGGCGTTGTTCCAGACGGTGATCGATCGCTGGCCCAACGAACTGGCGCAGGCGGGCTTGATCGATGCGGCGACACGGCGTGCGCTGCTGCTGCGGCGCCTAGCCGCGCGCTGGCGCGACGATCCGCCCGCCGGCTTCGTCTGCGCGGCTGGCATCACCGATGCCGCGCCGAGCGTCGCCGCGCTGCTCGCGCGCGTCGCCGCGATGCCACGCGGTCTCGTGGTGCTCGCCGGGCTCGATCGATCGATGGCCGACGAGGAATGGGACGAGCTCGGCCCGCACGCGCCTGATCCGACCACGGGCCGGACGAAGCGGGCGATCGAGGTGCACCCGCAGTTCCACCTCAAGCAATTGCTGCGACGCATGAACCTGCGCCGCGAGGACGTGGCGTTGTGGGTTGACGGCAGCGAGCATGACGCGTCCGCCGCGCGCGGCCGGGCGATCGCCACCGCGCTCGCCCCCGCCGCCTATACCGCGCGGTGGACGCAGCTGCGCCCGCAGCAGCGCCAGCTCGCCGGCGTGCGGATCGCGGAACTCGCGAAACCGGCGCAGGAGGCGCAGACGATCGCGCTGGCGCTGCGTCAGGCGCTGGAAACGCCGGGGCGAACCGCGGCGCTGGTCACGCCCGACCGTGCGCTCGCGCGGCGGGTGGCGGCGCATTGCGCACGCTGGGGCATCGACGTCGACGATTCCGCCGGACGTCCGTTGTCGATCACCCCGCCGGGCACGTTGCTGACAGCGATCGTCGACGCGGCGGCGGACGGCTTCGCGCCCTTGTCGCTGCTGACGCTGCTCAAGCATCCGCTGGTGCGCGCGGGTGAACGGCGGGGCGCGTGGCTCGAAGGGGTGCGGCGGCTCGATCGGCGGCTGCGCGGGCCGCGACCGGTTCCCGGTCTTGACGGTATCGCCGTGCGGCTGGGCGATCATGGCGGCGACTGGTGGCAGGAGGTCCGTGCGCTGCTCGATCCTCTGGCAGCCACTTTCAGTGGAGCTGATCGCCCGCTCGCGGCGCTTGTCGCCGGCGTGCGCGATGCTGCGAGTGCCCTTGCTGGCGATGAAGCTTGGCGCGGGGCGGCGGGGCGCGCCGCGGCGGATCTGCTGACCGAGCTGGAGGCTGAAGCGGCGAGCGGCCCGAGTGGCTTTGCAGCGGATAGCCTGTCGGCGCTGCTTCGGCTGCTGATGGACGGCGTGGCGGTGCGGCCGCCGCAGGGCGGGCATCCGCGGGTGGCGATCTACGGCCTGATCGAGGCGCGGCTGCAATCGGCGGACCTGATGATCCTGGGCGGGCTCAACGAGGGCGTCTGGCCGGCGCGTGCGGCGCCCGACCCGTGGCTGGCGCCGCGCATCCGCACGGCGCTTGGCCTGCCGGGGCTCGAGCAAGCGATCGGCGTTGCCGCGCACGACTTTGGTCAGGGGCTTGGCGCGCCGGAAGTCCTGATCACGCGCGCGCGCCGTGATGCGCGCTCGCCCGCGATCGCCTCGCGACTATGGCTGCGACTCGCCGCGATGGCCGGCGACGAGTTCGAGCGGGTGCGCGACACGGCGCTGGTCGACTGGTCGCACGCGATCGACGACGGTGGTACGCCGCAGCCTGCCGAGCAGCCCGCGCCCTGTCCGCCGGCGGCGCTGCGTCCGCGCGAAATTTCGGTGACGCAGGTCGATCGGCTCAAGGCCGATCCCTTCGCCTTCTACGCGCAACGCGTGCTTCGGCTCGCCGCGCTCGACGCGGTCGACGCCGATCCGAGTGCGGCCTGGCGGGGCGATGCGGTTCACAAGGTGTTGGAGGCCTGGGCGCGGGAGGACGGCTGCCGTGTCGACGCGCTGCAGCCGCGTGCCGCAGCGATGCTAAGCGCGCAAACGACGCACCCGCTGCTGCGCGCGCTATGGCAGCCGCGGCTATTCGCGGCGATCGGGTGGATCGCCGAGCGGATGCGCGCTGACGGTGACGCGGGGCGCGCCGTTCTCGCCGCGGAAGGGTCGGGCGCGATCCAGCTCGCCGGGGTGACGCTGTCGGGGCGCTTCGACCGCATCGACCGCTTGGCCGATGGCACGATCGGCGTCGTCGATTACAAGACCGGTAAGGCGCCGTCGCCCGCCGCCGTGCGCAACGGCTTCGCGATGCAGCTCGGCTTGCTCGGCGCGATCGCCGAGGCGGGCGGGTTCGCGGGGATCGATGGCGACGCTGCGGCATTCGAATATTGGTCGCTCGCTAAGCAGCGCGACACGTTCGGCAGCGTCACCTCACCTGTCGATCCGGCCGGACGGAACGACCGGATCCCGACGGCGGAGTTCGTCGGCCGCGCGCGCGCTGTTTTCGCCGAGGCGGCGGGCCGATGGCTCACCGGAGATGCGCCGTTCGAGGCGAAGCTGCATCCGGAATACGCCCCCTATGCGGATTACGATCAGCTGATGCGGCTCGACGAATGGTACGGCCGCGATGGCTGA
- the addA gene encoding double-strand break repair helicase AddA produces the protein MADALRPLPPLRGNQRRASAPDAHVWLSASAGTGKTQVLAARVFRLLLRGVDPSAILCLTFTKAGAAEMVHRISQRLAAWVSMKDAALFDDLQALGELADPVQRDRARTLFARVLDSPGGGLRIQTIHGFCQSLLAAFPSEARLTPGFRPIETREEAVLLRSTLADLLVLAEREGRTTQIEAIGELSMRLGEGGAERFLQQCARAGRALDALPSGIQPWLRRALDLPAGDIDAHVRAACEDAAFDIDALRGVADRNRAWGTKSGIARAETIGTWLAADADERAATLAQLHLVWAKADGEPRSFGKGQAPADPDYADLASRLYAQCGALLALRTRAAYADLLAAGLAVGREYARAYTTVKHRAGLVDFDDLIAATVDLLETPGIGEWVRFKLDQTTEHVLIDEAQDTNIAQWRIVRALVDEYFVGRGIYAPSVRTLFTVGDHKQAIFGFQGTDPIYFAAAERHFAGKAAEVAGDDRMPDAERGLPFEQLSLVSSFRSTRPILQFVDAAIEGLGGDALGLGDDAPAHASEVPGPGTVELWPPIASGAADDDGGAEEWIDDAVRANATRIARRVRAWLDRGAMLESQGRPIRPEDIMILVKRRGELARLIVARLYAEDVPVAGVDRLRLNAPLAVQDLLAAIRFVLQPDDDLSLASLLVSPLIGWTQDELLARAVPRAGSLWRHLSAEHRGLLAPLDRMLARADFTTPYRFLEEILSGPLDGRRRLLARLGEEARDPIEELLSAALEFESTATPSLQRFLDWFDRGEVEVKREAEGAHNAVRVMTAHGAKGLQAPVVILADATADPDATRSSILMWTPEDMPLPIPVFAPRAAERIGPIEEVVADVAGRERQEHWRLFYVAATRAEERLVIAGSLGVRHRGTPPESSWYAAADRAFGLLGVAGEGERTFVGDPPPDPVRIARSVPAAPAPRATLPDWVRQPAPEEARPPRPLAPSAIGDDEVADAPPTPAMRAAAERGRLLHGLFERLPALAPTDRPTAADRWLATAGRLADARERRALIDTACGILADPRFADLFGRDSLAEAPISAVIDGGLVISGTVDRLLVEESRVRFVDFKTARQVPAGIDDVPAYHLRQMAAYGAALGVIFPGRSIEGALLYTAGPTLIALPPDVLAAYKPVYRDAEQSLVTGR, from the coding sequence ATGGCTGACGCGCTTCGCCCGCTGCCGCCGCTGCGCGGCAATCAGCGCCGCGCGAGCGCGCCCGATGCGCACGTGTGGCTCTCCGCCTCGGCGGGTACCGGAAAGACGCAGGTGCTCGCGGCGCGCGTCTTCCGCCTGCTGCTGCGGGGGGTAGATCCGTCGGCGATCCTTTGCCTGACCTTCACCAAGGCCGGCGCCGCGGAGATGGTGCATCGCATCAGCCAGCGGCTTGCCGCATGGGTGAGCATGAAGGACGCCGCACTGTTCGACGATCTCCAGGCGCTCGGTGAGCTCGCCGATCCGGTCCAGCGCGATCGCGCGCGCACGCTGTTCGCGCGCGTGCTCGATTCGCCCGGCGGCGGCCTGCGCATCCAGACGATTCATGGATTCTGCCAGAGCCTGCTGGCGGCGTTCCCGAGCGAAGCGCGGCTGACGCCCGGCTTCCGGCCGATCGAGACGCGCGAGGAGGCGGTGCTGCTGCGGTCGACGCTGGCGGACCTGCTGGTACTGGCGGAACGCGAGGGGCGAACGACGCAGATCGAGGCGATTGGCGAGCTGAGTATGCGGCTGGGCGAGGGCGGCGCGGAGCGCTTCCTCCAGCAATGCGCGCGCGCCGGACGTGCCCTCGATGCGCTGCCGAGCGGCATCCAGCCGTGGCTGCGCCGCGCGCTCGATCTCCCCGCGGGCGATATCGACGCGCATGTGCGGGCGGCGTGCGAGGACGCGGCGTTCGACATCGATGCACTGCGCGGCGTTGCCGACCGGAATCGGGCATGGGGGACAAAGAGCGGGATCGCGCGCGCCGAGACGATCGGCACGTGGCTGGCGGCCGACGCCGACGAGCGGGCGGCGACGCTGGCGCAGCTTCATCTCGTATGGGCGAAGGCCGACGGTGAGCCGCGCTCTTTCGGCAAGGGACAGGCGCCGGCCGATCCCGATTATGCCGATCTCGCGAGTCGACTGTACGCGCAGTGCGGCGCGCTGCTCGCGCTGCGTACCCGCGCCGCCTATGCCGATCTGCTCGCCGCGGGGCTCGCCGTCGGGCGGGAGTATGCGCGCGCCTACACTACGGTGAAGCATCGCGCGGGGCTGGTCGATTTCGACGATCTGATCGCCGCGACGGTCGATCTGCTCGAGACGCCGGGGATCGGCGAGTGGGTGCGCTTTAAGCTCGACCAGACGACCGAGCACGTGCTGATCGACGAGGCGCAGGACACCAACATCGCGCAGTGGCGGATCGTACGTGCGCTGGTCGATGAATATTTCGTCGGCCGCGGCATCTACGCGCCGTCGGTGCGCACCCTGTTCACCGTGGGCGACCACAAGCAGGCGATCTTCGGCTTTCAGGGCACTGATCCGATCTATTTCGCCGCCGCCGAGCGGCATTTCGCGGGCAAGGCCGCTGAGGTCGCCGGCGACGATCGCATGCCCGACGCCGAGCGCGGACTGCCGTTCGAGCAATTGTCGCTCGTCTCCTCGTTCCGCTCGACCCGACCGATATTGCAGTTCGTCGATGCCGCGATCGAGGGGCTCGGCGGTGACGCCCTGGGGCTAGGCGACGACGCGCCCGCGCACGCCAGCGAAGTGCCAGGTCCGGGCACGGTCGAGCTTTGGCCACCGATCGCCTCGGGCGCGGCGGACGACGATGGCGGCGCGGAGGAGTGGATCGACGACGCCGTGCGCGCCAATGCCACGCGTATCGCGCGGCGGGTGCGCGCGTGGCTGGATCGCGGCGCGATGCTGGAGAGCCAGGGGCGGCCGATCAGGCCGGAGGACATCATGATTCTCGTCAAGCGACGCGGGGAGCTCGCGCGGCTGATCGTCGCGCGGCTCTATGCCGAGGACGTGCCCGTCGCTGGCGTGGATCGGCTGCGCCTCAACGCGCCGCTCGCGGTACAGGATCTGCTGGCGGCGATCCGCTTCGTGCTGCAGCCGGACGACGATTTGAGCCTTGCAAGCCTGCTCGTGTCCCCGCTGATCGGATGGACACAGGACGAGCTGCTCGCACGCGCCGTCCCACGTGCCGGCAGCCTGTGGCGACACCTGTCGGCGGAACACCGCGGCCTGCTGGCGCCGCTCGACCGGATGCTCGCGCGCGCCGACTTCACGACGCCGTATCGCTTTCTGGAAGAGATCCTGTCCGGTCCGCTTGATGGAAGGCGCCGGCTGCTGGCACGGCTCGGTGAAGAGGCGCGCGATCCGATCGAGGAGTTGCTGAGCGCGGCACTCGAATTCGAGTCGACCGCGACACCCTCGCTCCAGCGCTTCCTCGACTGGTTCGATCGCGGCGAGGTGGAAGTGAAGCGCGAGGCGGAGGGCGCGCACAATGCCGTGCGCGTCATGACCGCGCACGGCGCGAAGGGCTTGCAGGCCCCCGTCGTCATCCTCGCCGACGCGACCGCCGATCCCGACGCGACGCGTAGCAGCATCCTGATGTGGACGCCCGAGGATATGCCGCTGCCAATCCCGGTGTTCGCCCCGCGCGCCGCGGAGCGGATTGGGCCGATCGAGGAGGTCGTTGCCGATGTCGCCGGGCGCGAACGGCAGGAGCATTGGCGCCTGTTCTACGTCGCCGCGACACGGGCGGAGGAGCGGCTGGTGATCGCAGGCTCGCTCGGCGTACGGCATCGCGGTACCCCGCCGGAGAGCAGTTGGTATGCCGCTGCCGACCGGGCGTTCGGCCTGCTCGGCGTTGCGGGGGAGGGCGAGCGGACGTTCGTCGGCGATCCGCCACCCGATCCCGTGCGGATTGCGCGTTCCGTGCCGGCTGCTCCCGCGCCGCGCGCGACGCTGCCCGACTGGGTTCGCCAGCCAGCGCCGGAGGAGGCGCGACCGCCGCGTCCGCTGGCACCGTCTGCGATCGGCGATGATGAAGTCGCCGATGCCCCCCCGACCCCGGCGATGCGCGCCGCGGCGGAACGCGGGCGGCTGCTCCACGGCCTGTTCGAGCGGCTACCCGCGCTCGCGCCGACCGACCGCCCGACTGCGGCCGATCGCTGGCTCGCGACGGCGGGACGGCTGGCGGACGCGCGCGAGCGCCGGGCGCTGATCGACACGGCCTGCGGCATCCTCGCCGATCCCCGTTTCGCCGACCTGTTCGGCCGCGATTCGCTGGCCGAGGCGCCGATCAGTGCGGTCATCGATGGTGGGCTCGTCATCTCGGGAACAGTCGATCGCCTGCTCGTCGAAGAGTCGCGGGTGCGATTCGTCGACTTCAAGACCGCGCGACAGGTGCCGGCGGGGATCGATGACGTGCCCGCCTATCATCTGCGCCAGATGGCGGCTTATGGCGCCGCGCTCGGCGTGATCTTTCCGGGCCGCTCGATCGAGGGCGCGCTGCTGTACACCGCCGGCCCGACGCTGATCGCGCTGCCACCCGACGTGCTCGCCGCATACAAGCCCGTCTATCGCGATGCGGAGCAAAGCTTGGTGACGGGCCGTTGA
- the trxA gene encoding thioredoxin TrxA yields MATKKITDDSFHTDVIQSDKPVLVDFWAEWCGPCKMIGPSLEEISDELGEQVTIAKINIDENPDAPGRYGVRGIPTMILFKGGNPAATKVGAEPKGRIKAWLEGELA; encoded by the coding sequence ATGGCTACCAAGAAGATCACCGACGACAGCTTCCACACCGACGTCATCCAGTCGGACAAGCCGGTTCTGGTGGATTTCTGGGCGGAGTGGTGCGGCCCGTGCAAGATGATCGGGCCGAGCCTCGAGGAAATTTCGGACGAGCTGGGCGAGCAGGTGACGATCGCCAAGATCAACATTGACGAGAACCCGGACGCACCGGGCCGCTACGGCGTGCGTGGCATTCCGACGATGATCCTGTTTAAGGGCGGCAATCCGGCCGCGACCAAAGTCGGCGCCGAGCCCAAGGGCCGGATCAAGGCATGGCTCGAGGGCGAGCTCGCCTGA
- a CDS encoding inositol monophosphatase family protein — protein sequence MTALDVQVRALLANVARRAILPRFGLLADAEREEKSPGDWVTVADREAEALLDAGLRAIDPDARVIGEEACALALSLLDDIGTGRLWLVDPLDGTNNFAAGRTPFGMIVALVEDGVVQSGWLYDPVADRLCYAARGVGAFVDGARISATGTGRPLPVAAFSRYWMSADKAKQLEQRVEGRLALKDGMKCAAAQYPALTDGHYDAALFERVFPWDHAAGALFVEEAGGKVAQLDDRPYRIDDPATGLLAAASPELWARAAAVFGS from the coding sequence TTGACTGCGCTCGACGTTCAAGTCCGTGCCCTGCTCGCCAACGTCGCGCGCCGGGCAATCCTGCCGCGGTTCGGTTTGCTCGCCGACGCCGAACGGGAGGAAAAGTCGCCCGGTGACTGGGTAACGGTCGCCGACCGAGAGGCGGAAGCGCTACTCGATGCGGGATTGCGCGCGATCGATCCCGACGCGCGCGTGATCGGCGAGGAGGCGTGCGCGCTCGCCCTGTCGCTGCTTGATGATATCGGGACCGGACGGCTGTGGCTGGTTGACCCGCTCGACGGTACCAACAATTTCGCGGCGGGCCGCACGCCGTTCGGCATGATCGTCGCGCTTGTCGAGGATGGCGTCGTCCAGTCGGGCTGGCTGTACGATCCGGTCGCGGACCGACTGTGTTATGCGGCACGCGGCGTGGGCGCATTCGTCGATGGAGCACGTATCAGTGCCACCGGCACAGGGCGCCCGCTGCCTGTCGCGGCCTTCTCGCGCTACTGGATGTCGGCCGACAAAGCCAAGCAGCTGGAACAGCGCGTCGAAGGCAGGCTGGCCCTCAAGGACGGTATGAAATGCGCGGCCGCGCAATATCCGGCGCTCACCGACGGCCATTACGATGCCGCGCTCTTCGAACGCGTCTTTCCCTGGGATCACGCCGCCGGCGCGCTGTTCGTCGAGGAAGCCGGCGGAAAAGTCGCGCAGCTCGATGACCGTCCGTATCGCATCGACGATCCAGCGACCGGCCTGCTCGCCGCGGCGTCACCCGAACTCTGGGCGCGCGCCGCGGCAGTTTTCGGCAGCTGA
- the argJ gene encoding bifunctional glutamate N-acetyltransferase/amino-acid acetyltransferase ArgJ gives MSTTVSPLALPFPDLPPVAGVEPRVARARYKDWDRCDLTFVSLPANTAVAGVLTQSKCPSPEVEWCRKALVLGRARALVVNAGNSNAFTGNRGRAAVEAIAARTAARLGCLPSDVFVASTGVIGVPLPIDKAEAGLDAAFAASPGSWRDAADAIGTTDTFAKGARTTAIVDGCRVTLVGIIKGSGMIAPDMATMLGFIFTDAAVEPAYLQAALSAANARSFSCITVDGDTSTSDTVLAFATGAAGNEPLSEGAPGADAFAAALADLCHQLAQLVVRDGEGASKLIEIAVEGADSDRSAHRIALSIANSPLVKTAIAGEDANWGRVVMAVGKAGEPAERDKLAIRFGATQVARDGLAVEGYDERPVADHLKGQEIEIGVDLGLGDGRATVWTCDLTHGYISINADYRS, from the coding sequence ATGTCGACCACCGTCTCGCCGCTCGCCCTCCCCTTTCCCGATCTTCCCCCCGTCGCCGGGGTCGAACCGCGCGTCGCCCGCGCGCGATACAAGGACTGGGATCGCTGCGACCTGACGTTCGTTAGCCTGCCCGCGAACACGGCTGTAGCCGGCGTGCTGACGCAGTCGAAATGCCCTTCGCCCGAGGTCGAATGGTGCCGCAAGGCGCTGGTGCTCGGGCGCGCGCGCGCCCTGGTGGTCAACGCCGGCAATTCGAACGCCTTCACCGGCAATCGCGGGCGGGCGGCGGTCGAGGCGATCGCCGCGCGCACCGCCGCGCGGCTCGGCTGCCTTCCCTCCGACGTCTTCGTCGCGTCAACTGGCGTGATCGGTGTGCCGCTGCCGATCGACAAGGCTGAGGCCGGGCTCGACGCCGCCTTCGCCGCATCGCCCGGCAGCTGGCGCGACGCGGCCGATGCGATCGGCACCACAGACACCTTCGCGAAAGGCGCGCGGACGACCGCGATCGTCGATGGCTGCCGCGTGACGCTGGTCGGCATCATCAAGGGATCGGGCATGATCGCGCCCGACATGGCGACGATGCTCGGCTTCATCTTCACCGACGCCGCGGTCGAGCCGGCGTATCTGCAGGCGGCGCTGTCCGCCGCGAACGCGCGTTCCTTTTCGTGCATCACCGTCGATGGCGATACGTCGACGAGCGACACGGTGCTCGCGTTTGCAACGGGCGCTGCGGGTAACGAGCCGTTGTCGGAGGGTGCGCCAGGTGCCGACGCCTTCGCCGCCGCGCTCGCGGATCTGTGTCACCAGCTCGCACAGCTCGTCGTGCGTGACGGCGAGGGTGCGAGCAAGCTGATCGAGATTGCGGTCGAGGGCGCCGACAGCGATCGCTCCGCGCACCGCATCGCGCTCTCGATCGCCAACTCGCCGCTCGTCAAGACGGCGATCGCGGGTGAGGACGCCAATTGGGGCCGGGTGGTGATGGCAGTCGGCAAGGCGGGCGAACCGGCCGAACGCGACAAGCTAGCAATCCGCTTCGGCGCAACGCAGGTCGCGCGCGACGGCCTCGCAGTCGAGGGGTATGACGAGCGCCCCGTCGCCGATCACCTGAAGGGACAAGAGATCGAGATCGGCGTCGATCTCGGGCTCGGCGACGGCCGCGCGACGGTGTGGACGTGCGACCTGACGCACGGCTACATCTCGATCAACGCCGATTACCGCAGTTGA